The following are encoded together in the Candidatus Omnitrophota bacterium genome:
- a CDS encoding O-antigen ligase family protein → MNDQKIINRIDQVMAFSFCALIFFLPISIALQEIFAGAIQLCFFIKRGVIFYFESKNASLRGSRNSFLEKTKLFIRTFLPVPSYLRRPVSVFILAGFTSVILSQYHLLSFQGFFFKLLEWTFLCFIFIEVMTSLKRLKVFMGVFIFSALVTAVSGYLQQFIGFDFVRHNPFPGDRLTASFRTANDFGAYLIIAFSLMFNFVFVGGFNPCLTQDKKKTLCSPYVEKIFFSILLIVCFLSLGGTFSRGAWLGFFTAFIFLGVLWPKTLKASIPTIIIFLLFFFPQLELKRNVSFVSENVKIQQELKVIKKKAEDNGTKQVELGENVPVFGSGRVEFWKNSFKIIKDFPFGTGLNTYTRVSHDRRLGGYPHNCYLQLTAEMGFFGLFAFLWIIYALIWNSFKGIRFMSDKFLLAVLLGSLSGLIGFLAHSFVDTNFYSVQLGNLMWIMMGVCVAAQKIQFNISSETAH, encoded by the coding sequence ATGAATGATCAAAAAATAATAAATCGTATTGACCAAGTGATGGCTTTTTCTTTTTGTGCCTTGATCTTTTTTCTGCCTATCTCGATTGCCTTGCAAGAGATCTTTGCGGGGGCTATTCAGCTTTGTTTTTTTATTAAGAGGGGTGTTATTTTTTATTTTGAATCAAAAAACGCCTCCTTGAGAGGCTCCAGAAATTCTTTTCTCGAGAAAACAAAGCTTTTTATCCGCACGTTTTTACCCGTCCCTAGCTATCTAAGAAGACCGGTCTCTGTTTTTATTCTTGCTGGCTTCACATCGGTCATTTTGAGCCAGTATCACTTGTTAAGTTTTCAAGGCTTCTTCTTTAAACTGTTAGAATGGACCTTTCTTTGTTTTATTTTCATTGAAGTAATGACCAGCCTTAAGCGTCTTAAGGTTTTTATGGGTGTTTTTATTTTTTCGGCCTTAGTAACGGCGGTAAGCGGTTATCTGCAGCAGTTTATCGGCTTTGATTTTGTTCGTCATAATCCGTTTCCCGGAGATCGGCTGACAGCGTCGTTTAGGACAGCTAATGATTTTGGTGCTTATTTGATCATTGCTTTCTCTTTAATGTTTAATTTTGTTTTTGTCGGCGGATTTAATCCTTGTTTAACACAAGACAAGAAAAAGACGCTGTGTTCTCCGTATGTTGAGAAGATCTTTTTCTCAATTCTGCTTATCGTTTGTTTTTTATCACTGGGAGGAACTTTTTCCCGAGGAGCTTGGTTGGGATTTTTTACAGCTTTTATTTTCTTGGGTGTCTTATGGCCCAAGACACTAAAGGCATCCATTCCGACTATTATTATATTTCTGCTTTTCTTTTTTCCGCAATTAGAATTGAAGAGGAACGTGTCTTTCGTTTCTGAAAATGTGAAAATTCAGCAGGAGTTAAAGGTGATCAAGAAAAAGGCAGAGGATAACGGAACAAAGCAGGTTGAGCTTGGCGAGAATGTTCCGGTTTTTGGCAGCGGGCGTGTGGAATTTTGGAAAAACTCGTTTAAGATCATCAAAGATTTTCCATTTGGAACAGGCTTAAATACGTATACTCGCGTATCCCATGATCGTCGCCTGGGTGGGTATCCTCACAATTGTTATTTACAATTGACTGCGGAAATGGGATTCTTTGGCCTCTTTGCGTTTTTATGGATCATTTATGCCCTCATTTGGAATTCATTTAAGGGCATCCGTTTTATGTCTGATAAATTTTTACTTGCCGTACTTTTGGGTTCTTTATCGGGCCTGATCGGATTTTTGGCGCATAGTTTTGTTGACACAAATTTTTATTCGGTGCAATTGGGAAATCTTATGTGGATCATGATGGGTGTTTGTGTGGCCGCGCAGAAAATCCAATTCAACATTTCTTCTGAAACAGCGCACTAA
- a CDS encoding GDP-L-fucose synthase, whose translation MGFWNIKKVVVTGGAGFLGQYVVTQLKEKKCRSIFVPRKKEFDLRCVDDIRLMLKRTKPDIVIHLAASVGGIGANRANPGKFFYDNLIMGTQLMEESRVLGVKKFVALGTICAYPKLTQVPFKEKDIWNGYPEETNAPYGLAKKMLLVQSQAYRQQYGFNSIFLLPVNLYGPGDNFSPESSHVIPALIKKCVDAKLRKEKSITVWGTGKPTREFLYVKDAARAIIAAAEKYDKSDPVNIGAGFEISIRNLTHLIAELAGFKGRIVWDRSKPDGQPRRCLDVSLAKKEFSFTAKVNFRKGLKQTVAWYEKTRLVGS comes from the coding sequence ATGGGATTTTGGAATATTAAGAAGGTCGTGGTTACGGGCGGTGCCGGTTTTCTAGGCCAGTATGTCGTTACGCAATTAAAAGAGAAAAAATGCCGCAGTATTTTTGTCCCGCGAAAAAAAGAATTTGATCTTCGCTGTGTTGACGATATTCGGCTTATGCTTAAAAGAACTAAGCCGGATATTGTGATCCATCTGGCCGCTTCCGTTGGGGGAATAGGGGCCAATCGCGCCAATCCCGGAAAATTTTTCTACGATAATCTTATTATGGGCACTCAGCTTATGGAGGAATCAAGGGTTTTGGGTGTTAAAAAGTTTGTTGCCCTAGGAACTATTTGCGCCTATCCGAAATTGACCCAAGTTCCGTTTAAGGAAAAAGATATTTGGAACGGTTATCCGGAAGAAACCAACGCTCCTTACGGCCTTGCCAAAAAAATGCTTTTAGTGCAGTCTCAGGCCTATCGCCAACAGTATGGCTTTAATTCTATTTTTCTTCTTCCCGTCAATCTTTATGGCCCCGGGGATAATTTTTCACCGGAGTCATCCCATGTTATTCCGGCCCTCATTAAAAAATGTGTTGATGCAAAGTTAAGGAAAGAAAAATCAATTACGGTTTGGGGAACGGGTAAGCCTACCAGAGAATTTCTGTATGTGAAAGATGCGGCCCGCGCAATTATTGCGGCGGCAGAGAAGTATGATAAATCTGATCCGGTGAATATTGGCGCGGGGTTTGAGATTTCGATCCGGAATTTAACTCATCTTATTGCTGAATTGGCGGGATTTAAAGGGAGGATCGTTTGGGACCGCTCAAAGCCGGACGGACAGCCTCGTCGGTGTTTGGACGTTTCTTTAGCTAAGAAAGAATTTAGCTTTACGGCTAAGGTAAATTTTAGAAAAGGCCTAAAGCAGACAGTTGCTTGGTATGAAAAAACTAGGCTTGTAGGTTCATAA
- the gmd gene encoding GDP-mannose 4,6-dehydratase, translating into MGTKKRALLTGVTGQDGSYLTEFLLKKKYEVYGIVRRASSFNTDRIDHLYQDPHEANLRLRLIYGDLNDASSLNRIIKTVKPDEIYNLGAQSHVKVSFEVPEYTAEVVAVGTTRLLEAIRDSGIKTKFYQASSSEMFGKTVEFPQNEKTPFYPRSPYAAAKVYAHWMAVNYREAYGMFACNGILFNHESPRRGETFVTRKITMGLAHIKYGLQKKLFLGNLDSKRDWGFAGDYVEAMWLMLQQDKPDDYVISTGETYSVKEFLQEAFDYAKMDWKKYVAIDKRYFRPTEVDCLIGDSSKARRKLGWRPKVSFSQLVRMMVDADMELTRKTVFGTKKRKI; encoded by the coding sequence ATGGGCACCAAGAAAAGAGCCCTGTTAACAGGGGTTACGGGGCAGGACGGCTCGTATTTAACAGAGTTTTTGCTGAAGAAAAAATACGAGGTTTATGGCATTGTCCGTCGGGCAAGCTCCTTTAATACCGACCGAATTGACCACCTTTATCAAGATCCACATGAAGCGAATTTACGCCTACGTTTGATTTATGGCGATCTTAATGATGCCAGCTCTTTAAATCGTATTATAAAAACGGTTAAACCTGATGAGATTTATAATCTTGGAGCTCAAAGCCACGTTAAGGTCAGTTTTGAGGTCCCTGAATATACGGCTGAAGTCGTGGCGGTGGGAACAACGCGTTTATTAGAAGCAATCCGCGATTCAGGAATAAAGACAAAATTTTATCAAGCCTCCAGCTCGGAGATGTTCGGTAAAACTGTTGAATTTCCTCAGAATGAGAAAACACCATTTTATCCCAGAAGCCCTTACGCGGCGGCTAAGGTTTACGCCCATTGGATGGCGGTCAATTACCGGGAAGCTTATGGGATGTTCGCCTGTAACGGTATTCTTTTTAACCACGAGTCTCCGCGTCGGGGCGAAACATTTGTAACGCGTAAAATTACTATGGGATTGGCGCATATTAAATACGGACTTCAAAAGAAATTATTTTTAGGGAATTTGGATTCAAAGCGCGATTGGGGTTTTGCCGGAGATTATGTTGAGGCGATGTGGCTTATGCTCCAGCAGGACAAGCCGGACGACTACGTGATCTCGACGGGAGAAACATATTCGGTCAAAGAATTCCTCCAGGAAGCGTTTGATTACGCCAAAATGGACTGGAAGAAGTATGTCGCGATCGATAAACGGTATTTTCGCCCTACTGAGGTCGATTGTCTGATCGGGGATAGTTCGAAAGCTAGAAGAAAGTTGGGCTGGAGACCTAAGGTGAGTTTCTCGCAGCTAGTTCGGATGATGGTGGACGCGGATATGGAGTTAACACGTAAAACTGTTTTTGGAACGAAAAAAAGAAAAATATAA
- a CDS encoding O-antigen ligase family protein, translated as MSAHNGVLVERINAVARVFLSLLIFWLPYGSAVVEACVIISLLLWIAKRIILFDARSFKNLVLKGKISLFLKSFRPAASFLDLPILVFLAACLISVVLSAYPLHALRGFTTKTLEWFIVYFLVLEFIATKKHIMTAVGVFLFSAFAVNLDAIVQFHFTQKDIFLGQTIIKGSGATASFNTYNSLGGYLTFVFPVALSLLFVSVKRAWKVIFFVIFVSAIWCLIATLSRGAWLSVCLAGAFFLFFINPKAALLSLTVLFVSAILFPIFASSQVKETFRIAASQQGSVAWRFDVWLYSARMIAQKPIFGYGLNTYMMLFEKCFVNPSGLPLYYPSYAHNCYIQIAFEIGIFGLGSFLWLMLQSFQKTLETIKSYMKKTEKNLAMLNLGLISGVAGFLSHSFFDTNFYSLKLSVLFWYMIGLLISIDKLLRLQNIPAIK; from the coding sequence TTGAGCGCACATAATGGGGTTTTAGTAGAGCGGATCAATGCAGTTGCTCGGGTTTTCCTCTCCCTTCTTATTTTCTGGCTTCCGTATGGCTCTGCTGTTGTAGAGGCATGCGTCATTATTTCTTTATTGTTGTGGATCGCTAAACGGATCATCCTTTTTGATGCGCGATCTTTTAAGAATCTCGTATTAAAAGGAAAAATTAGTTTATTTTTAAAAAGTTTTAGGCCGGCGGCGAGTTTTCTTGACCTTCCTATCTTAGTTTTTCTTGCGGCGTGTTTGATCTCCGTTGTCTTATCGGCATATCCGTTGCATGCGTTGCGCGGGTTTACCACAAAAACCTTAGAATGGTTCATTGTTTATTTTCTTGTCCTTGAATTTATTGCAACAAAAAAACACATCATGACGGCTGTTGGGGTTTTTCTTTTCTCGGCATTCGCCGTTAATTTAGACGCTATTGTGCAGTTTCATTTCACTCAAAAGGACATCTTTTTAGGGCAGACGATCATTAAAGGGAGTGGGGCTACGGCTAGCTTTAACACGTACAACAGCCTAGGAGGGTATTTAACGTTTGTTTTTCCGGTTGCACTATCACTTTTGTTTGTTTCGGTAAAAAGGGCGTGGAAAGTTATTTTCTTCGTCATCTTTGTTTCGGCAATTTGGTGTTTGATCGCTACATTATCTCGCGGGGCATGGCTCTCTGTTTGCTTGGCAGGGGCGTTCTTTTTGTTTTTTATTAATCCAAAGGCGGCGCTATTATCGCTTACGGTTTTGTTCGTATCTGCCATATTATTTCCCATCTTTGCATCTTCTCAGGTCAAAGAAACTTTTCGCATCGCGGCAAGCCAGCAAGGTTCCGTTGCATGGCGCTTTGATGTCTGGCTCTATAGCGCGAGAATGATCGCGCAAAAACCTATCTTTGGTTATGGGCTAAACACATACATGATGTTATTTGAAAAATGTTTTGTTAACCCCAGCGGTTTGCCGCTGTATTATCCTTCTTATGCGCATAATTGCTATATTCAAATAGCATTTGAAATCGGGATTTTCGGCTTGGGAAGTTTTCTCTGGCTGATGCTGCAAAGTTTTCAAAAGACATTGGAGACGATCAAGTCGTATATGAAGAAAACAGAGAAAAATTTAGCTATGTTAAATTTGGGGTTAATTTCCGGTGTTGCGGGATTTTTGTCCCATAGTTTCTTTGACACCAATTTCTATTCCTTAAAGCTTTCAGTTTTATTTTGGTATATGATCGGGTTATTAATTTCCATTGATAAACTATTGCGCCTTCAAAATATTCCTGCTATAAAATAG